The stretch of DNA AATACTGATTAAGACTATTTAAAACTATTATTACAATATTACCGCCGCAGTTAAAATACTATTAAaactaatgttacaaatttacTAATCCCCGAAGTTTAACGATCTAATTCTGTTTACTATTTCATTGTTGCCTACTTTTATTCTAATGTCATTTGATAGTTCATTCCATTTCTTGGCTGCAAAATATTTCCATGACTTGAGTCAATATTTGGTAGTGTTAACTTTAGGTAAAGATAAAACAGATTCTTGGTGCCTGAGATTGTACTTAAACGAGCGTAAATTAATAAAATTCCTAATTGCCCGTGGTTCTTTGTTCGATATGCTATTCTGTATTGTCAATAACATGTCTTGAATTCTTCCAGATTCCATGGAGAGCAGTCTTATCCTTTCCAAGAGATGCTGATAGGATGCATGTTTATCACTATAGACATATCTCAACGCCCTTTCGTTGACTTTTTCGATTTTTGTAGTGTTTCTTTTTCCGCAATGGTGCCAAACTTGGTTACAGTAATAAAAACTTGGTAGTATGAACGAACGATCTAACGATTCCTTGCTTGGATCTTTTTATCCAATGCCAGGAAATCAGTATTGAATATCTTACCGGTATAAAACGCAACTATGTTCTAAAGGAAACAACTAGCCATTTACTTCCCACCCTCTTACAGTAACAAAGCCTTCACATATATGCAGCTTGACAGCATAAGGCCATGCGGTGTAGCTGTGCCCCCCAGCCTTAACCTTAAACTGCTTCCTGGCTGGTGCCGTCATAGTGGATCCAGCTGCCCCCCtcactcccccccccctcctgttTCCAGCACCTCTATAGTGATTTCCACTATAGAAGGTAGCACCGTTTAGGCCATATCTGGAAGAAATATGACAAACTGTTTAATACATCATTCTCTACATAAACAAGAATAAGATATGTATTGAGATCTAAGTTTAGTGTCTAATTTCAAGTGAATGTCACACATTTAGTTCATCATTTTCTGttattgtaaatgtaaaataCATCACAGAAATCACAACCTCATAATGTTTCACTGGGAGCGGTATGATTTACTCTTTGCACCTACGCACTTGCGCACATATGATTTGCTCTTTGCACATTTTAAAAGTCTTTACAGAttcaacacacacacacatagtATCCTGAACCCTAGTACTGCTTAcctgcccccggacccccctagaataTTTTGGCGACTCCAACACAAGAAATACAGGTCACGTGTGGCTTTGGTGCAATCTCCAGCAAGCATCTCACTCTTTGGAAACtttaagacttgagagctctgttAAGAGTGGTTGGACACAAACTCATTAAtctaaacaaaaacaaccaaatAGTGCCGGGTCTGAGAGTGCCCACTATACTGTTGGATCACTTTACCACAAGGGGTAAATTACCATTACCATGTAATTTTCTATCTCACACATACTAGGATTTAAATTAAAGGACGTATGTCGTTCACCATTCTCGAGAAGAGAATAGGGCCTAGAATTGTACCTTGGAGAACCCCACGATTTATGGCTTCAAATGCAGTCTTCGTACCATCAACATGTACAAAAGCGTGCTTTTCGCTTAGGAACGGTTTTCAGTTTCCGTATTTTGACAAGGAAAGGCACTTTCGTGTTTGCTTTATGGAAAACGTGTAGCTGGCATTTTGTCGGAGGTGTTGTATTCACCAAAGTAACCTTGAGTGCTTAGCAGAGTTGCGGTCAGCTGCAGTTTCTGGTTATGGGATCCGTAGAGGCCCGAAATTTTGCAAGCTTCACCTTTCAACAAGAAGCCTTCATCACCATCGTGACGAAAGGTTAGTGCGCTTATGCGTCAGCTTTGGTACCATTTGTTAAATCCTCGATCAAGATTAATGAAATTTGAATACGCAGTGATAGCATGCGCAAGCACAAGATATCATGTTCAGAAAGCCACTGACTCTAACTTTGGTACAGATAGTtctagtttttctttctttctttgaaactgtCTTGCATTGAAAGCAATTTACTGCTGACTAATCTCCCCTCTCTTTTTATTAAAAGGATATTGGTGACCCTTATTACACCCACTTACAGCCACGGGGAATTCGTTCAAGTAGCAGAGCGCCCGCTTTGCATACCGGAGGTACCAGGATCAATACCCGGATTCCCCACTTTTGCACCATTCTTAGGTCAACCGAGATACCAAAAAATCCATTACAACAATCGTCAAGCACAAAGTCGGGTACCACCGACGTctggtttttcaaaaactcgatAACTCTCAAGGAAAGAGACCACTCCAAAGAGAGATGGTGTTCCTCAACTGCAAGATAGTGTTACAGAAAGTGATAGAAACGGCAAAACACCTGTTTCGTattgaaaaaattttaaaacgcaGGGGACTAGGAGCGAATAAGGAGGTGTTGGTACATTGGAAAGGTTGGCCAAAGAAATACGACAGTTAGATTCCGCATAACCAGTTGGTGGATTTACAACAAACATGATTCAAGATAGCGACTTTTACGTGGCACTTCCCAGTAATGCAAGCAGTAATTTATTTCTAAACAATTCCAAGTCCTCCTCTCGCGTAGCGCTACCTCGACAAATCCATCTGAAAGATGAAGAACATTGGGAAGTCGGATTACATCATATCGTGTATCTGCTCTCAATAATTGACATAAAAAATGACTGCAAACATTCTCACATCATGCTGGAACGTCGAGGTGACTCCACACCGTTTGTATTTCACGAGGGCAAGTATCATACAGAATTATATGTGACAGAAGGAATGTTACAATGCCTGAACATGGCTGACTCACCATCTACGATTGAAATCACTGTGGACGACGAATGGAATGTAACGTTAAACTCGCAAACTGAAGGACTTATGATCACACTGTTTACAGCTCGCGCGTTGCGATGGATAGCCGAAAACAACACTCTTACACCTAGCGTTCGTTTGAATGCTGCACTCACCTTAGAAAGAAAATATGGTCATGATTGGTTCATCTTACCAGCTGGCACCTCCATCACATATCCTGGTATTTACATCTTTCCCCCTTCGCTGTCGCTTTGCTCGTGTAAGCAGAGGCTGGTTCAAGTTCAAACCAATCTCGTGGAGCCGTGGCAGGTGGGTGACAAGCGCTTACCTCTCCTACATGAGATGATACCCCTAGGCAGTTTTCGAGAAACACTCCTTGAAGAAAGAGAACATATTGTGTACCTACCTTTGCGGACAAAGATATTTCAGACCATTGAAATCTATTTAACGAGTGGATATGGTCACACGCCAGCATTTTTAGACTGTATCGTCAGCGTCATTTTACATTTCCGCCGTCGATCAATATGACCAACAGTTTTTACATGGTGCTGACCAGTGATGCAAGTCTGACTCAGTATCCCGAAGACAAGGCGGTCGATGTTAAGATGCAGTTACCAAGTCAACTACACCTAAGTGAGGATTGGGAGGTGGCCATGACACGCATCATTTACCCCTACACCTGGCAAAACGTAGGTGAGAAACAGTTGTCCTACACTTTGCTTTGTAAGACAGACCCTGAACCCTGGAAATTAAACATCACTGTACCGAGTGGCATTTACCGTACGGTCAAAGATGTCATTCACGGTATGACGAAGGGACTACAAAATCGATTGAGAGACATTTATTTGAAGAGTGACAAGACCATTACGAGTCTGGAAGGAAACGAGTGTTTTTTACATTTACGAGAAAGTACAAGATTACTTTGAGTTGAAGTTACCAGCCGGTTTGTATGTGATTCTACCCAAGACATAAGCTCGCGCCTTGGGGTACTTAAACCATCAGTACAATATTTCTCAGCTGTATCAAATCAGAGGCCTTGTCCAACAAAATGATGATCACAGCGTCCTTCTTGCGAGAACAACGACAACGCTTCTCAGAAAAGAAGAATTGGTGTGGGGATTGCTCTCAAGAGACGCTTTTCAAACCATCTACGTGTATTCCGATTTAATCGAGTCTCAAGTAGTGGGAGATGCTCAAGCCAACTTACTTCGGATTCTCGTTCCTCGTGGTCAGCCGGGGAACATGATTACAGAAAAGGTCAAGGTGCCCTCCTACCATAGACTCCGTACAAGTGTGTTTTCACCATAGACTCCGTACAAGTGTGTTTTTATCCGTGGCGATCAATATAAGGGGAGACATAGGTCAATTGATACCATTTGCTTCTGGAGCCGTACGCGTGACCCTGCATTTTCGGCGTCGTGCTATTCTATAACAACATATTATTACCGATGAACCACCGATATTACCCATATGGACGACATGTTGTACCCTATATGCAGCCCGGTAAAGGAGGAGACATTAGTATATACGGAGGAACACACCCTTATGGTCAAGGGGGCAACGGCTTAGGTGGAATGTTTCGGGCCTTGTCTCGTTCAGCAACTCCCTTTCTCAAAACAACGGCACAAAAGGTGGGAAAACGAATGCTCGATGTTGGATTGGAAACGGGAACGCAACTTGTCCAAGATGTGATCAATGGTCAACCTTTAAAGAAAGCTGCCAAGACAAGAGCGAAAGCTGCTAGAAAAAATTTACTCACAGGGGTCATTGATGACATTACACAGCAAGGTCGACGAAAAAGAGTATATAAGCGCGCGGATACGTCAAAGCTGCGCAGTGAAGGACAGACCAAGAAAAGGAGAACACCTGGTTCAACGTTCAAGACTATTTTTGATTAAAGATGGCATCAGCACACCCCCTCTCAGCCCCTAGAGGAAATTCAAGTTTACAGTTGTTTAATGTACCTGTGACAGATGTGTCGATTGTTAGCAGAAAATGGGTCGATTACGAACCGGTTCAAACGGGAACTAATCCCATCGAGTTTGTCATCAAACCGTTGGCTGACTACATTGACATTAACAAGACAGAGCTGCGATTGGTAGTAAAGATTACCAAACAAGATGGATCTCCCACAGGGGATGGCAAGAAGTACACTCTGGTCAACAACGCCCTTCATTCCATCATCAAACAGTTTACCATCAAGATTAACGAAACGCTGGTAACAGAACAGTCAGACACTCAAGCATACAATGATTACATCAAGACCTTATTTAACTTTACGGAACAGGCCAAGAAATCGTACTTGTCCAAAGCTCTGTATTACAAAGACACTGCTGGATACATGAATGAAGTGGATAATACAGCAGAAAGTAATGAGGGCCTGAATAGAAGAGCCACATTTACTAACAACGGCACAGAAGTGGTCGGAGTGCCCCTTTGTGACGTGTTTAATATTGACAAGTTGTTGCTTGACGGTTTGGAGATCAAAGTCAAAGTGGATCTGAACAACGATGCTTTTGTTCTCATGGATGGGGAGACTCCAAACAACTGCAAACTAAAGATCATGTCTAGCACGCTTCGCATGCGCACAGTGTGTGTTGCAGACAGTGTGAAACTAGAACATGTACAGATCATGCAAGGTCACAAAGGGAGCGCACCGCTACCAGCCATTTATACCTTAACCAGAACCCCTACGCAGGCAAGGATCATCCCTCAAGGAGTCTTAAATCACACTGAGACAGATCTATTCCACGGTTTCATTCCTCAGTGCATCATTTTTGGGCTCGTGCGAAACGATGCCTTCAACGGGAACCTTGCAAGAAATCCTTTCAACTTTGAGCTGTTTGACCTGCAAGGCATTCGGCTGACTGTGAATGGAGAAGAAATGCCTTATTCTTATTCACGCGGGAGAGCGGAGTTCAATTCCCCGCCGGGGAGATGGGTGTCGTTTTTGTGTTCGTGTAGCTAGCCTGTGCTTTTCGTGTATCACCTTCTGCAGATTTCATACCAAACAAACCATAGATAATTCAAACGCAACTGATTAAACTGAAAGTTCCAATGATTAAACGTTTATTCAAATGCTCTCAAACGCAAGTCTCAAATTGATTGACGTAAAATTCTTGATTCGAAAATCTGTAGGTCGTTGATTATTACTAGAAGTTGTCGAGGGTTGATAGCTAAAGTTAGATTTTAAAGTTGAAGTTGATGGCTGATTCTTGATtattgatgttgatgttgagaTTGAGGTTGAAGTTGGTTTGAACTAATAACAGAATAATGAAAATGCTCTTATGAGTACACGTGCTAATTACAGGTCAAGAATCACATTAAATCGTTGTAAAAGATAGACACGAGCCAAAATTTCCTAAGTTAAAactattgtaaataaaatatgtaatcTAACTTTGGTGTCCTGGCTTGCTTGATTCGATAACGAAAACGTTCGCAAAATTCCGAAAATCGATAAGTTAATCCTTTAAGTTACGCCAATCTAAAAGCAAGTGTCCTGCAAGACGCGATGTCTTGTATCTGCCAAGTGTGACACTCCAATTACACTGGAACCCGATTGGCTGAGTGGATTACATAAATTTGTTGGCGTTACAAGCTAACACCTTCTCTCAAGTCAACTCTTCGAAATGTATGCGTTTGTCCTGGCTCCAGTCATAAAACGCGGGAGACATTGATATGATGACACAGTATAAATCAATGCATCAACCGCATGTTCTCGTAAAATTGCCATTCATTAGCTAATTCTCTTCATTAAGACTCCTTGTTAGAGTTTGTGTAGATTCAAGACAGTCATACAGTCTGGAAACAGGAGAGAACAATACtacataccacacaagtgaaggGTACTTTCCGTACACTCTCATTGGCTAGCTCGGAGGTGAATGgcatgtttctcttgggacttacgatggtaccatgaggaaaaaaaaacaacgcttatgcaaagtttgcagagcaaacaaagagtattatggtatttttcaagTGGTCTTTTTACCCGCTTCCCGTTCTACTTCAGTAAGTGAGGAGTTAGTTTTATCGTTAAAtcaacttgtgtggtacatAGTAAAATAATCATTCCTCTTCGTGTCGCTAAAACTGGTAGATATTTACCACCACTTCTCTGAATAATTGCGAATTATGGTAACAACAGACCTTACGATAACGTGTTTGACCAAGAATCCTGTTTTTTTCCCAGCATCTTGCAAGTGCAAACTTCTCATCACTCACACCAGAAATAGCATCAATCAAACAAATGTTGAGAGAGCTTCCTTCGAGCGCAGGCGAAGCCCAGATCCACACAAGAaagaatgttctgttttttggGGCGTTTGGTGGTGTACTGAGTAACCTGGTCCGTAAactcagtcggcagagcgtggtgctgataacgccaaggtcgtgagttcgagcctcacatggaccaaggcTTGCTCCGTGTTTTTTCTCAGCTACTGTGGTCTTTAATTAGCTGCCTACTTTACCAAGGAGATTTCCTTCTCGACCTGTCGGTCTAGTGGCGTTATGTTTGCTTAGGAAGTGAAAAAGTCTACGTATTAAGTCCACGAAAGAccctttcttgttttgctttatccAAAACGTTTAGCTGGCATTTCGGCGAAGCTGTTGTGTTCACCAAAGTAAACTTGAGTGCTTAACAGAGTTGCGGTCAGCTGCAGTTTCTGGTTATGGCAATCCGTAGAGGCCAAAAATTTTACATGCTAGACCCGCATTCCACAAGAAGCCTTCATCTCCATGGTGACGAGAGGCTGGTGCGCTTTTTCCTCAGCTTTGATAGCATTTGTTAAATTCCCGATCAATATTGATGAAACTTTGACTTTCAGTGATAGCATTGGCAAGCACAAGAGATCTCCAGAAAGCGGCCGACTCTAATTTCGGTACAGATGGTTGTAGattgtttgtctctttaattcaacctttttttacattgaaagcaacttagAGTTGACCAATGTTCCCTCTCTTCATTAAAGGGATATTAGTGAGCCCTATAGAAATCGACTTACTGGTATGAGGGATTAGCTCAAgtggtagagcgcccgctttgcatgcgggaggtaccgggatcaatACCCGGATCCTCCACTTTTGCACCATCCTGAAGTCAACTGAGAAACCTCAAACACCAAAAATCTGTTACAACAGTCGTCAATTGAAGACCAAGGAATGAccggtttttcaaaaactcgacAACCCTCAAGGAGAGACACCACTCCAAAGAGATGGTGTTACTCAACTGCAAGACAGTGTAACCAATCCATGGCAATATAAGATACACTGACCTCAAGGCaccgatgggatttgaacccatgacctcctgtTTATTAGACAGGTGCTCTAACCACCTGAGCTACGGCGCAAAGCGTAGATTGTCTGCTAGAAAATGCAGTCGTGACACGGGTGCTGCTACTACGTCGTGGAAGTATGTCATGCAAAAAGTTGACGAGTCCAGCATTTCACTGTGTGAACAGTTGAAAAGACAGCACAGGAGATAACGATGAGGACACGAACAGAACAATCCTCTGGAAAACCGTCGGCCTGGAACATAAGCAGCTTGTGGCTTCTAGCTTAAGCTGTTAGTTCAGGCTTAGTTGAGTTAGTGCAACAACCCCCACAAGCGACATAGCTTTGATTACTATCGTGTTGAAACAAGGGTTGTCTGCCCGTGTGTCTCTGAGTAGCCGCTAGTTTCACTCATTCCCGTCGACAGCGTCAAATATAACAAATGTAGTGTTGGAGGCTCGAAATTAGTTTAAGGACATCGCTAACTCTTTTAAAGATGAACGTCCCTATCCTGGTGtcctcggtagtatagtggagagtatccccgcctgtcacgcgggagaccggggttcaattccccgCCGGGGAGATGGGTGTCGTTTTTGTGTTCGTGTGGCTAGCCTGTGCTTTTCGTGTATCACCTTCTCTCAAGTCAACTCTTCGAAATGTATGCGTTCGTCCTGGCTCCGGTCATAAAACGTAGGAGACATTGATATGATGACACAGTATAAATCAACGCCTTAACTTCATGTTCTCCTGAAATTTCCATTCATTAGCTAATTCTCTTCATTAAGACTCCTTGTTAGAGTTTGTGTAGATTCAAGACATTCATACAGTCTGGAAACAGGAGAGAACAATAGTgcataccacacaagtgaatggtGCTTTCCGTACACTCTCATTGGCTAGCTCGGAGGTGAATGgcatgtttctcttgggacttacgatggtaccatgaggaaataaaaacaatgcttatgcaaaattttgcacagcaaacaaagagtattatggtatttttaaactGGTCTATTTACCTCAGatcaaacgaaaaagaaaaaaccggcTTCCTGTTCTACTTCGGTGAGCGAGGAGTTAGTTTTATCCTTAAATCACCTTGTGTGGTACATAGTAAAATAATCATTCTTCTTAGTGTCGGTGAAACTGGTAGATATTTACCACCACTTCTCTGAATAATTGCGAATTATGGTAACAACAGACCTTACGATAACGTGTTTGACCAAGATTCCTGTTTTTTTCCCAGCATCTTGCAAGTGCAAACTCCTCATCACTCACACCAGAAATAGCATCAATCAAACAAATGTTGAGAGAGTTTCTTTCGAGTGCAGGCGAAGCCCAGATCCACACAAGAaagaatgttctgttttttggGGCGTTTGGTGGTGTACTGAGTAACCTGGTccgttagctcagtcggcagagcgtggtgctgataacgccaaggtcgtgagttcgagcctcacatggaccaaggcTTCCTCCGTGTTTTTCTCTGAGCTACTGTGGTCTTTAATTAGCTGCCTACTTTACCAAGGAGATTTCCTTCTCGACCTGTCGGTCTAGTGGCGTTATGTTTGCTTAGGAAGTGAAAAAGTCTACGCATTAAGTCCAGCAAAGAccctttcttgttttgctttatccAAAACGTTTAGCTGGCATTTCGGCGAAGCTGTTGTGTTCACCAAAGTAATCTTCAGTGCTTAACAGAGTTGCGGTCAGCTGCAGTTTCTGGTTATGGCAATCCGTAGAGGCCAAAAATTTTACATGCTAGACCCGCATTCCACAAGAAGCCTTCATCTCCATGGTGACGAGAGGCTGGTGCGCTTTTTCCTCAGCTTTGATAGCATTTGTTAAATCCGCGATCAATATTGATGAAACTTTGACTTTCAGTGATACCATTGGCAAGCACAAGAGATCTCCAGAAAGCGGCCGACTCTAATTTCGGTACAGATGGTTGTAGattgtttgtctctttaattcaacctttttttacattgaaagcaacttagAGTTGACCAATGTTCCCTCTCTTCATTAAAGGGATATTAGTGAGCCCTATAGAAATCGACTTACTGGTATGGGGGATTAGCTCAAgtggtagagcgcccgctttgcatgcgggaggtaccgggatcaatACCCGGATCCTCCACTTTTGCACCATCCTGAAGTCAACTGAGAAACCTCAAACACCAAAAATCTGTTACAACAGTCGTCAATTGAAGACCAAGGAATGAccggtttttcaaaaactcgacAACCCTCAAGGAGAGACACCACTCCAAAGAGATGGTGTTACTCAACTGCAAGACAGTGCAACCAATCCATGGCAATATAAGATACACTGACCTCAAGGCaccgatgggatttgaacccatgacctcctgtTTACTAGACAGGTGCTCTAACCACCTGAGCTACGGCGCCAAGCGTAGATTGACTGCTAGAAAATGCAGTCGTGACACGGCTGCTGCTACTACGTCGTGGAAGTATGTCATGCAAAAAGGTCACGAGTCCAGCATTTCACTGTGTGAACAGTTGAAAAGACAGCACAGGAGATAAGGATGAGGACACGAACAGAACAATCCTCTGGAAAACCGTCGGCCTGGAACATAAGCAGCTTGTGGCTTCTAGCTTAAGCTGTTAGTTCAGGCTTAGTTGAGTTAGTGCAACAACCCCCACAAGCGACATAGCTTTGATTACTATCGTGTTGAAACAAGGGTTGTCTGCCCGTGTGTCTCTGAGTAGCCGCTAGTTTCACTCATTCCCGTCGACAGCGTCAAATATAACAAATGTAGTATTGGAGGCTCGAAATTGGTTTAAGGACATCGCTAACTCTTTTAAAGATGAACTTCCCTATCCTGGTGtcctcggtagtatagtggagagtatccccgcctgtcacgcgggagaccggggttcaattccccgCCGGGGAGATGGGTGTCGTTTTTGTGTTCGTGTGGCTAGCCTGTGCTTTTCGTGTATCACCTTCTCTCAAGTCAACTCTTCGAAATGTATGCGTTCGTCCTGGCTCCGGTCATAAAACGTAGGAGACATTGATATGATGACACAGTATAAATCAACGCCTTAACCTCATGTTCTCCTGAAATTTCCATTCATTAGCTAATTCTCTTCATTAAGACTCCTTGTTAGAGTTTGTGTAGATTCAAGACATTCATACAGTCTGGAAACAGGAGAGAACAATAGTgcataccacacaagtgaatggtGCTTTCCGTACACTCTCATTGGCTAGCTCGGAGGTGAATGgcatgtttctcttgggacttacgatggtaccatgaggaaataaaaacaatgcttatgcaaaattttgcacagcaaacaaagagtattatggtatttttaaactGGTCTATTTACCTCAGatcaaacgaaaaagaaaaaaccggcTTCCTGTTCTACTTCGGTGAGCGAGGAGTTAGTTTTATCCTTAAATCACCTTGTGTGGTACATAGTAAAATAATCATTCTTCTTAGTGTCGGTGAAACTGGTAGATATTTACCACCACTTCTCTGAATAATTGCGAATTATGGTAACAACAGACCTTACGATAACGTGTTTGACCAAGATTCCTGTTTTTTTCCCAGCATCTTGCAAGTGCAAACTCCTCATCACTCACACCAGAAATAGCATCAATCAAACAAATGTTGAGAGAGTTTCTTTCGAGTGCAGGCGAAGCCCAGATACACACAAGAaagaatgttctgttttttggGGCGTTTGGTGGTGTACTGAGTAACCTGGTccgttagctcagtcggcagagcgtggtgctgataacgccaaggtcgtgagttcgagcctcacatggaccaaggcTTCCTCCGTGTTTTTCTCTGAGCTACTGTGGTCTTTAATTAGCTGCCTACTTTACCAAGGAGATTTCCTTCTCGACCTGTCGGTCTAGTGGCGTTATGTTTGCCTAGGAAGTGAAAAAGTCTACGTATTAAGTCCAGCATAGAccctttcttgttttgctttatccAAAACGTTTAGCTGGCATTTCGGCGAAGCTGTTGTGTTCACCAAAGTAATCTTCAGTGCTTAACAGAG from Montipora capricornis isolate CH-2021 chromosome 9, ASM3666992v2, whole genome shotgun sequence encodes:
- the LOC138017780 gene encoding uncharacterized protein F54H12.2-like, which codes for MASAHPLSAPRGNSSLQLFNVPVTDVSIVSRKWVDYEPVQTGTNPIEFVIKPLADYIDINKTELRLVVKITKQDGSPTGDGKKYTLVNNALHSIIKQFTIKINETLVTEQSDTQAYNDYIKTLFNFTEQAKKSYLSKALYYKDTAGYMNEVDNTAESNEGLNRRATFTNNGTEVVGVPLCDVFNIDKLLLDGLEIKVKVDLNNDAFVLMDGETPNNCKLKIMSSTLRMRTVCVADSVKLEHVQIMQGHKGSAPLPAIYTLTRTPTQARIIPQGVLNHTETDLFHGFIPQCIIFGLVRNDAFNGNLARNPFNFELFDLQGIRLTVNGEEMPYSYSRGRAEFNSPPGRWVSFLCSCS